The Amycolatopsis sp. NBC_01480 genome segment GCTCGGCCGCGGCGGCGAGCAGCTCCTCGTTGTCCCGCGTGTCCTCGGTGAAGATGCCGACGAACACCGCGCGTTTGCTGGGGAAGTAGTGGAACAGGCTGCCCGAGCTGATCCCGGCCGCGCGGCAGATGGCCGCGGTGGAGGTCTTCTCGAAGCCTTCGAGCGCGAAGCAGCCCGCCGCCGCGTCGAGGATCGCGCGGCGCTTCGCGGCGTGCTTCGCCGGGTCGACCGTCCTCATCGCTCGGGTGGGGGCTCGTCGAGCCACGGGTGGCCGTGGCCGAGGAACGCCGCCGCCAGCTCGCCGCGGTCGAGGTCGGTGCTCTCGCGGGCGATCTCGTGCTCGCCGGCGCCGAGCAGCACGAGCTTCTTGCCGTCGAGGAAAACGGCCGTCAGCTCCGCGTCGATCCGGCGGCGCCGCCCGGCGCGCTCCAGCGTGACGCGGGTGGGCGAGACCGTGACGACCAGCCGGTCGCGTGCCCAGACCACAGCGAACGCCGTGCCCAGCACCAGGCCGACGGCGAGCGCGCCGAGCAGTTTCCACGGCTGGTCCGCGGTCGCGAGCAGCCGGAACGGCCCCTGCACCGGGAACCAGGCGAGCGAGGCCACCCAGCCGGACAGCGCCTGCACCAGCCAGCCGAGCAGCGCGCCGACGGCGGGGCAGACGATCCAGGACCCGCGGCGCACCCAGGTCGGCTCGTCGAGCACGGTCTCCATGGCCACCATTATTAGACCGCGTACTCGGTTTATCAAAACGCGCCCAGGAAGTCCCCAGGTGCAAGCGTTTGCGGGAAGCTCAGGCGAGTTCGCGGATCACGGCGCGCATGGCCGCTTCCAGGGCCGGCGGGTCC includes the following:
- a CDS encoding YqeB family protein, producing the protein METVLDEPTWVRRGSWIVCPAVGALLGWLVQALSGWVASLAWFPVQGPFRLLATADQPWKLLGALAVGLVLGTAFAVVWARDRLVVTVSPTRVTLERAGRRRRIDAELTAVFLDGKKLVLLGAGEHEIARESTDLDRGELAAAFLGHGHPWLDEPPPER